The Pseudomonas fragi DNA window GTGTGATCAACCGCAGATCACCGAGCGCTATAAAAAGGTGTTCGGGCGCGCCCCGACTGACGATGACGTGACCGCAATTTATGAGCGTTTCATGCCGCTGCAGATCGAAAAGATCGCCGAACACTCAGCGCTGATCCCGGGTGCCCTGGAGACCATCGCCCAACTGCGCGAGCAAGGCATCAAGATCGGTTCATGCTCGGGTTACCCGGCGCAAGTGATGGCCAAAGTGGTTGAACTGGCCGCTACCAATGGCTATGTCGCCGACCATGTGGTGGCTACTGATGAAGTGCCGAACGGTCGTCCCTGGCCAGCCCAGGCACTGGCCAACGTGATTGCGCTGGGCATTGATGATGTGGGCGCCTGTGTGAAGATCGACGACACCGTGCCGGGCATTCTTGAAGGTCGTCGCGCCGGTATGTGGACCGTGGCCCTGGTGTGTTCCGGCAATGCGCTGGGCCTGACCTGGGCGCAATACCAGGCACTGGACCCGGTAACCCTGGCCAGTGAGCGCAGCCGCATTCACACCCTGTTTGCCGGTTCTCGCCCGCATTACTTGATCGACACCATCAGCGACCTGCCTGAGGTGATTGCCGATATCAACCGCCGCCTGGCCAGCGGCGAGATGCCCCAGAGCAGCTGATCACGTCAAGCCGCAAGCTGCAAGCCTCTCACTTGCAGCTTGCGGCTTGCGGCTTGCGGTAACCCTAGCGCTCTACCCACCCGGCAAATTGATCAATAAATTTCTGCAAAAAAGGTCGGACTTTGTCTGACAGCTTGCCAGACGCATCAAATGCATCGCCCGCCCCGCCCAGATAGGCCTCAGGCTGCTGCATGCACGGCACATCGAGGAACACCAGCGACTGGCGCAAGTGATGATTCGCCCCAAAGCCCCCAATGGCCCCCGGCGAAACACTGATCACCGCGCCCGGCTTGCCACTGAACACACTTTGCCCATATGGCCGCGAACCGACATCAATGGCGTTTTTCAAGACGCCTGGCACCGAGCGGTTGTACTCGGGGGTCACAAACAGGACGGCATCGGCCGGGCGGATCTGATCGCGAAACACCGTGTAGGCCGCAGGCGGCGACGCACCGTCAATGTCTTCGTTGTACAGCGCCAGCTCACCGATTTCGACAATAAACAGTTTCAGGCTTGGCGGCGCCAGTTCTGCCAGGGCCTGGGCGACTTTTCGATTGAGCGAGTCCTTCCTCAAACTGCCAACCAACACTGCAACACTGTAGACCTTGCTCATGGAAAACCCCGAGTCAGTAGCTGTAGGAAGACTAGTTATAGATGATCGGACGGCTTTCTTGCACCCCAGTTCACCCTATCGGCCTGCAAGCCTGTAAAGTAGCAGGACTATTTTTTTCACATGGCTAAACTTCCCCTGCTGAACAACGGTCTACAGAACCGCAAATTGGGTGTTTATCTCCAGAGGTTCTCTACAAATGGCGGCAGTTCTCGTTGGGCAATTTCATGCAAGAGATGCGGAAGGTCGGGTTTATTCCGTGCATGAGTTTGAAGATACACAAGCAACCGGCGATCAGCCCGTAATGACCTACAAACTGGCCATTGGCGATCGTGTCAAAAAAAATGATGACAACAACTACGAGCTGGTGCAGTCGGGCGTCATCCTGGTCCGCGATCCTTCCCCGGTTGTCGCAGCCTGACCTGTTTTATGGCCTAACGCTGAAGTCAACGGATGAGACATGGATCAGGCTTCGCAACGCTGAAACCTCATCTGCCGGACATTAGCATGCGTCTACGCCACATCGAAGTGATTCAAGCCCTATTGCAAACCGGCAACCTCGGCCATGCTGCCGAGTTGCTGCAATTGCCCACGGCCACCCTCAGCGCAACGCTGCAGGAAGCCGAGCAGCAATTGGGCTTTATGCTGTTTTCCAGTGTTCGCGGGCGGCTGCAAGCCACCCGCGATACACTCGTGCTGCAACCCCTGATCAATCAGCTGTACCAGGCACTTGAGCCGTTACGCCAACTGGGCAACGAGTTGCGCCAGCATCAGGAGCCGGCCTTGCGCGTGGCGTGCAGTGAAACCCTGGCCGAACCGCTGCTGCCCTCTTGCATCGGTGCCCTGAGACGCCGGTTTCCCGACACCCCTGCCGTACTTGGCAGCCACCCCTGCGCTGAAATCGTGCGACGCCTGTTGATGGATGAATGCGATATCGGCTTCAGCTTGCAGCCATCAGAGCAGACCGGGCTCGACTGCTGGCCTGTGGTGCAGGGCAAAGTGCAATTTTTGGCGCCTCACGGCTGGCTATCCCCCAAGCACAAATACATCGCCCTGACAGAGCTGGCCGGTCAGGCAATGATTGGCCTGCAACAGCAAGACGGCTTGAGCCGCGGCCTCGACAGCAAGCTGCAGGCCTTGCGCCCGGCGCCAGTGGTGCACATTCAGGTGCAAAGTTACCGGATGATGCGCAGCATGGTCGAAGCTGGCGAGGGGCTGGCGCTGGTCGACCCGTTCACGGCAGTGGGGGCCAAAGCCAGCGGGCTGGACGTGTGCCCGGTCTCTCCGGCCATCCCGGTGACGCTCTATGCGCTCACACGCAAGGGCACCCAGCCGGGCCTGGCGCTGGCTGCGCTGATTGAAATTGTGCGGGCAAAGGCCGAGGCGTTACTCGCGGATCAGGGCCTGGTGGTGCTTTAGAACACAACCCTGTAGCCGCTGCCGTAGGAACGAGGCTGCGTCCGGCTGCGCAGCAGTCGTGAAATCCGGCACTACGGTGTGCCAGTTAAAACCGGCTTTCAGGGTTTACGACTGCTACGCAGCCGGACGCAGCCTCGCACGGCTCGACAGCGGCTACAGGTTTTTACTTTCGAAAATCAGATACCAGAAAATCGCCACTTCACGGGTCTGCGGATCGATACCGCGATAGCGTAAATCATCGATACCTCCGACCTGATACCCACAACGTTCGTACAACCTGCAGGCACCAAGGTTGTTGTTCTGGGTCTCCAGCATGATCCCGGGCAGGTTCTTCTTGCGGCTCCAGAACTTGACCACTTCCAGCAATGACCTGGCCACGCCGTGGCGACGGGCACCGGCAATCACGGCCAGTTCATCGACATGGGCAAACCCGTTCCAGTTGGTGCTGACAACCACATGCCCGACGGGCTGGTTATCCAGGTAGGCCATGAAAATGTCGCTGTCCTTGCCACCGCGATAGCTGGCGAACTCATCGGGGTCGATGCCGTAGCATTTGCGGTAGGGGGTAATCAGGTCCAGCGGCCAGTGCTCGACCTTCTTATGGCGGTCGGCACGCGCGTAGGCGCGCACTTCAAAGCTGAAATCGTTGCACCATACATACGGCGCGAAACCCTCGTCGGCCAGGCGTACCGAGACGTGAGGGTCCTTGGGGTTCACAACCAGATGCATGAAAAATCCTTCTTTCCTGTCGTCGATGCTGACACCGGATTGCAGCGCAACCGTTCATGGCCTGCGCCAGCAACAACAAGACGGCGCCAGGTTATTGCAGTGTTTGCCCCTTCGCGTCGAGAAGCTGCGCCCACAGCGACGGGCCGCCTGCCGATTTGGCAATGGCTTCAAGCCGAGCGGCATGCTCGGCCAAGTCGCTTTCACTTGCACGAATAATCCGGCCCGGCTGACGGTCGGCCGACAGGCGGCGGATTTCGCTGGCCTGGTTACCCGAGCCTTCGCCTGAACCGTTACCGTCAGATGCATTACCGGCCAACGACAGGCTGGTCTGCCCGCCAGTCATGGTCAGGTAAACGTCTGCGAGGATCTCGGAGTCGAGCAAGGCGCCGTGCAGCTCACGGCCCGAGTTGTCGACGCCATAGCGTTTGCACAGGGCATCGAGGCTGTTGCGCTGGCCCGGGTGACGGGCCCGGGCCATGGCCAGGGTATCGAGGATGGTGCAGTGCTGAGTCAGGTCGGCGCGATCGGTCTGGCCAATCAGGGCGAACTCGTTGTTGAGAAAGCCCACGTCGAACGCGGCGTTATGGATGATCAGCTGCGCGCCCTTGATGAACTCGAAAAATTCATCCGCTACTTCAGCAAAGCGCGGCTTGCCCACCAGGAATTCGTTAGTGATGCCGTGGACACCAATGGCGCCCTCGTCACTTTCACGATCGGGCTGCAGGTACACATGAAAATGGCGGCCGGTCAGTCGACGGCCCATCAACTCGACGCAACCGATCTCGATCACCCGGTGGCCGTCGGTGACCGGCATACCGGTGGTTTCAGTATCGAGTACAACACTACGCATGCTTGATTCCCCGCACCTGATCGACCCCGCGGTTGGCCAACTGGTCGGCACGTTCGTTGCCAGGGTGGCCGATGTGACCCCGTACCCACTGCCACTTCACGGTATGCCGGTTGACCTGCTCATCGAGCAGCTTCCACAGGTCGGCATTTTTCACTGGCTCCTTGGAAGCGGTTTTCCAGCCGCGTTTCTTCCAGTTGACCATCCACTCGGTGATGCCTTTCATCACATACTGCGAGTCGGTCACCAGCAACACTTCACAGGGCCGCTTGAGCTCTTCCAGGCCACGAATCGCGGCCATCAGCTCCATGCGATTGTTGGTGGTGTTGGGCTCGCCACCCCACAATTCCTTTTCAACCCCCTGGCAAACCAGCAAGGCACCCCAGCCGCCAGGGCCAGGATTGCCCTTGCAGGCACCATCGGTGAACATTTCAACGCTATCGGTCATTGCAAACTATCCAGAAAAGGCTGCTTATGGCCCGACCATCAGCAATGGCCAGCACCTGAGCCGGGCGCACCCGGCCCAACATAAAATTAAGAGTCTGTGTGGCGCCGATTGACCTTGGCCATTTGCAAGGGAACCAGCTTGCCCATCGGTTCGCGGCGCATCGGGTTGACCGGGCGCAAGCCCACCACCATTTTGCGCGCAACCAGTACATAGAAGCCGCCACCGGCCAATTGCCAGCTACCGGCCTTGCGCTCCCACCCTGACAAACGGCTTTGCCAGGCCTTGGACGCAAGCGGCGGACGATAGCACCCGAAGCGGCGTTTCTCCAGCGCAAAGCCCAGCAGGTTCAGCCAGTCGGCGACCCGTGAAGGTGCAATGCAGCGCGCCTTGCGCAGTGCATCCTTGGCGAAAACATGGCGCAACCCCCAACTGCTCCAGGGGTTGATCCCGACAATCAGCAAGTGCCCGCCGGGGCGCACGCTGCTGGCCGCTTCACGCAGAAGACCGTGAGGTGAAAGGCAAAAATCCAGGCCATGCTGCAATACCACCACATCGGCCGCATGTTCGCACAGTGGCCAGGCCTGTTCTTCACAGAAGATCTCCACACCCGGCAAAGGTGCGCCAAGACGCACGCTGCGGCGCACTTGCGCAGCCTGTGGGGCAGGATCGGCACCGGGGCCGTAATGCACCAGATAACCGCCGAAAAAGCGGCCCAGCTCGTCTTCAAGTACCCGCTGCTCATCTTCGAGCAACAGTTGCCCGTGGGGGCCGGACAGCCATTCCCGTGCTGTGCTGATCAGCGCCAGCCACTCAGGGTCTGCCTGAGCCAATGCTTTATCGGTCATTGCTCCTCCAACTCGCCATCTACCTGTCGCAAGCCCTGACGACGCGGCTCGCAATTAAACGTCAACAGCCCCTAAGATGCGCCATTGTCTCGCACTTGGGAATTGCACCATGTTACAGATCGACGCCCTGCCAGCCTTCAACGACAACTACATCTGGTTGTTACAGGACACCGCCAACCAGCGCTGTGCCGTGGTCGATCCGGGTGATGCCGCGCCTGTTATGGAGTGGCTGGAGCGGCACCCGGGCTGGGTGCTGAGTGACATCCTGATCACCCATCACCACTTCGATCATGTGGGCGGGGTTGCACAGCTTCACGCCCACACTAACGCGAAGGTTTGGGGCCCGGCACTTGAGAGCATCCCGGCCCGACAAGTGGCACTCAACGATGGCGACCGCATCGAGGTGCTGGGCCTTGAGTTCCAGATATTGCTGGTGCCCGGCCATACCCTGGGGCATATCGCCTACTATCACGAAAACCCGGCAGGCCCTCTGTTGTTCTGTGGCGACACCCTGTTTGCTGCCGGTTGCGGCCGGCTGTTCGAAGGCACCCCCGAACAGATGCACCACTCCCTGAGCCGGTTGGCCGCGCTGCCCGCCCACACCGGCGTGTACTGCACCCACGAATACACCTTGAGCAACTTGCGCTTCGCCCAGGCAGTGGAACCGAACAACCCGGATATTGCCGCGCGCGTTGCGCAAGTCACGCAGTGGCGAGCTGAGGGCCGTATCAGCTTGCCATCCTCTATAGCACTCGAATTACGCACCAATCCCTTTCTGCGGGTCGATGAAACATCTGTTAAAGAAAAAGCTGACGAGTGGAACTCCCGTAACAACGACTCGCCCAGTGCGGTCTTTGCCAGCCTGCGCAGCTGGAAAGACAAGTTTTGAAATAGAGTGCGGTCAGCATAAAAATTCTCAACAGTTGACCGCGCCCCCCCTGCTTTCTAGAATCCCCCGACATTTTTTCCTGAACTTTTTTCAAAACAATGTCGTCATTTAAAGGTAACTCCATCAATTCAGACGCATTGACGCGCTTGGTCAAAGCCATCGCGGTGGCTGTGTCCGCCACCCTCGCGGGCTGCCAATCCATGGATCATTCGGCGCAGACCACCGAGCGGGCCAGCCTTAAAATCGCCAAACGCATACCCCAGGATCCCCTCTGGCTCAGCCAGAAGCCCAGCCCCCTGCCCCCACAAGACGTTTGGGAGCGCATGCGCCAGGGCTTCAAGCTGCAGGACGGGCAGAACGTCAACCCCCGCATTGAACAACAACGCCTGTGGTTTGCCAGCAACCCGTCCTTTCTGGAAAACGCCGGCGAGCGCGGCAGCCTTTATATTCACTACATCGTAGAGCGTCTCGAAGAGCGCAACATGCCGCTGGAACTGGCCTTGCTGCCAGCCATCGAAAGCGCCTACAACCCTATGGCGTATTCCCACGCCAATGCAGTCGGGCTCTGGCAGTTCATTCCCTCTACCGGCCGTTACTTCAACCTGCGCCAAACCCGTGCCTATGACGGTCGTCGTGATATCACGGCCTCGACCCTCGCCGCCCTGAACTACCTGAACCGTCTGCATGACATGTTCAACGGCGACTGGCTGCTGGCCCTGGCGGCCTACAACGCTGGCGAAGGCACCGTCAGCCGGGCCATCGAGCGCAATGAAAAGCTCGGTTTGCCTACCGACTACTGGAACCTGCCACTGCCCCAGGAAACCAAAGACTACGTGCCAAAACTGCTGGCCCTGTCGCAAGTGGTTCTGGCCCCTGAAGCCTACGGCATCAACCTCAACCCGATCGCCAACGAACCCTACTTCGAAATGGTCGAGATCAAGCAATCCATGGACCTGTCCCGCGTGGCAGCCCTGGCCGAGATCGACGAAGACGAGATGTTCCAGCTCAACCCCGCCTACAAGCAGCGCGCCACCACCGATGGCCCGCAGCACCTGCTGGTCCCCACGGCCAAAGCCCAGTTGTTGACCGCCAGCCTGTCCAATCTCAGCTCCGACCAACTGGTCAGCCTGCGCCCCAACAAGCCGGTGTTTGACAAGGTAGCAAGCACATCCCCAGCCCGCCTGAACCGCAAGTACCGGGTCAAGAGCGGCGACAACCTGACCCTGATTGCCAAGGCCAACAAGGTCAATGTCAAAGACCTGCAGCACTGGAACAAGCTCAGCGGCAACAATCTCAAGGCCGGGCAGATCCTGGTCATGCAGGACACGCGCAAACCGTCAGGCCGCAAGCCTACGCAATACAAGGTGCAGAAAGGCGATTCGCTGTATATCGTTGCCAAGCGTTTCAACGTTGAGATGCAACATCTCAAGCGCTGGAATCCCAACAGCGCCAAAGCCCTCAAGCCGGGGCAAATGCTGACCGTTTCCAAACCGCGATAAGCACACTACAGATACCCATGCGGGCAAGCTGATTCCTACAAAAAAGTAGGGCGAAGCTTGCCCGTAGTGCTTTCCTGAGTGGCCTTTTTCCTACAGATACAAGCTGTTACTGTAAGGAAACCTTAAGCCCAATGCCTGGATCGGATCTCTGACTTGACGCGTCCCCTCCTTACGCTATTTATCAGCCTGGCCTTGAGCTTCCCCGCCAGCGCAACCCTGAGCGAAAGCCACGGGTATGCGCAGTTCGGCACACTCAAGTACCCGGCCACCTTTACCCATTTCGACTGGGTAAACCCTGACGCGCCCAAGGGCGGCACCTTGAAGGTCATGGCGTTCGGCACCTTTGACACGCTCAACCCCTACACTTTCAAAGGCACCAGCCCGGTCTCGACCCCCAACTTCCTGCAATACGGGGTCAATGAACTCAACGAAACGCTGATGGCAGGCACGGGCCAGTACGCCCCTTCCGGCGATGAACCCACCTCCAGTTATGGCTTGATCGCCCAGTCGGTGGAGTACAACGAAGACCGCAGCTGGGTGGTTTTTAACCTGCGCCCCGAAGCCCGTTTTCACGACGGTGCGCCGATAACGGCCTACGACGTAGCCTTCTCCTACAATCTGCTGCTTAAAGAAGGCCATCCGCAGTACCGCACCAACCTTCAGGAAGTCCAGCGGGTCGATATCCTGGGGCCCAAGCGAATTCGCTTCGTATTCAAGCGCGCCGGCAACCCCTTGCTGATCCTGCGCCTTGGCGAACTGCCCGTGCTGCCCCAGCATTACTGGGCAACGCGCGACTTCAAAGCCACCACCTTTGAGCCACCACTGGGCAGCGGACCTTATCGCATCACCAGGGTCACCCCCGGGCGCCAGCTGGTCTTCGAACACGTGAAAAACTGGTGGGGCGCCCACCTGCCGGTCAACCGCGGCAAATACAATTTCGAGCGGGTCGAAGTGGAGTTCTACCGCGACAGTGATGTGGCGTTCGAGGCCTTCAAGGCCCGCGAGTTCGACATTTACATCGAGCACCAGGCCAAGAACTGGGCCAACGGCTACAACTTTCCGGCGGTGCGGCGCGGCGAGGTGATCAAGGCCGAAATCACCCACCAGATCCCGACACAAACCCAGGGGCTGTTTATGAACAGCCGTCGCCCCACCTTCGCCCAGGACAAGGTCCGTGAAGCCCTGGGCCTGATGTTCGACTTTGAATGGACTAACCGCACGCTGTTCAACGGCGCCTATCAGCGGGCCATGAGCTATTACCCCAACAGCGAATTTTCGGCCAGCGGCATCCCCCAGGGGCATGAGTGGCTCATGCTGTCTCCCTGGCGCAGCCAGCTGCCTGCCGAGCTGTTCAACCAGGCCTTTGCCCTGCCGCACACCGATGGTCGCGGTATCCCCCGTGAAACCTTGCGCCAGGCTTTGGCGCTGCTGGGTGAAAGTGGCTGGAAACTCTCCGGGCAACGCCTGCTCAATAGTGAAGGCAAACCGCTGCGGTTCGAAATATTGCTGGTAAACCCCAACCTTGAGCGCATCCTGCAGCCCTATGTGGAAAACCTGGCCAGTATCGGTATCGACGCCCGACTGCGCACCGTGGATCGCGCGCAATACAAACAGCGCCTGGATCAATTCGACTTCGACATGATCCTGATGACCCTCGACCAGACCCTGAGCCCCGGTCTTGAGCAGTGGCAGTACTTCCATTCGAGCCAGGCCAACGTCAAGGGCAGCAAGAATTATGCAGGTGTGGCCAACCCGGTCGTGGATCAG harbors:
- the dnaQ gene encoding DNA polymerase III subunit epsilon encodes the protein MRSVVLDTETTGMPVTDGHRVIEIGCVELMGRRLTGRHFHVYLQPDRESDEGAIGVHGITNEFLVGKPRFAEVADEFFEFIKGAQLIIHNAAFDVGFLNNEFALIGQTDRADLTQHCTILDTLAMARARHPGQRNSLDALCKRYGVDNSGRELHGALLDSEILADVYLTMTGGQTSLSLAGNASDGNGSGEGSGNQASEIRRLSADRQPGRIIRASESDLAEHAARLEAIAKSAGGPSLWAQLLDAKGQTLQ
- a CDS encoding extracellular solute-binding protein, with protein sequence MTRPLLTLFISLALSFPASATLSESHGYAQFGTLKYPATFTHFDWVNPDAPKGGTLKVMAFGTFDTLNPYTFKGTSPVSTPNFLQYGVNELNETLMAGTGQYAPSGDEPTSSYGLIAQSVEYNEDRSWVVFNLRPEARFHDGAPITAYDVAFSYNLLLKEGHPQYRTNLQEVQRVDILGPKRIRFVFKRAGNPLLILRLGELPVLPQHYWATRDFKATTFEPPLGSGPYRITRVTPGRQLVFEHVKNWWGAHLPVNRGKYNFERVEVEFYRDSDVAFEAFKAREFDIYIEHQAKNWANGYNFPAVRRGEVIKAEITHQIPTQTQGLFMNSRRPTFAQDKVREALGLMFDFEWTNRTLFNGAYQRAMSYYPNSEFSASGIPQGHEWLMLSPWRSQLPAELFNQAFALPHTDGRGIPRETLRQALALLGESGWKLSGQRLLNSEGKPLRFEILLVNPNLERILQPYVENLASIGIDARLRTVDRAQYKQRLDQFDFDMILMTLDQTLSPGLEQWQYFHSSQANVKGSKNYAGVANPVVDQLLERLLAAQTRDEQLSAGRALDRVLLWQHYIIPNWYLNYHRLAYRNRFAFVTTPPYTLGLSAWWLKPTEKTQ
- a CDS encoding lytic transglycosylase domain-containing protein — its product is MSSFKGNSINSDALTRLVKAIAVAVSATLAGCQSMDHSAQTTERASLKIAKRIPQDPLWLSQKPSPLPPQDVWERMRQGFKLQDGQNVNPRIEQQRLWFASNPSFLENAGERGSLYIHYIVERLEERNMPLELALLPAIESAYNPMAYSHANAVGLWQFIPSTGRYFNLRQTRAYDGRRDITASTLAALNYLNRLHDMFNGDWLLALAAYNAGEGTVSRAIERNEKLGLPTDYWNLPLPQETKDYVPKLLALSQVVLAPEAYGINLNPIANEPYFEMVEIKQSMDLSRVAALAEIDEDEMFQLNPAYKQRATTDGPQHLLVPTAKAQLLTASLSNLSSDQLVSLRPNKPVFDKVASTSPARLNRKYRVKSGDNLTLIAKANKVNVKDLQHWNKLSGNNLKAGQILVMQDTRKPSGRKPTQYKVQKGDSLYIVAKRFNVEMQHLKRWNPNSAKALKPGQMLTVSKPR
- a CDS encoding LysR family transcriptional regulator, which encodes MRLRHIEVIQALLQTGNLGHAAELLQLPTATLSATLQEAEQQLGFMLFSSVRGRLQATRDTLVLQPLINQLYQALEPLRQLGNELRQHQEPALRVACSETLAEPLLPSCIGALRRRFPDTPAVLGSHPCAEIVRRLLMDECDIGFSLQPSEQTGLDCWPVVQGKVQFLAPHGWLSPKHKYIALTELAGQAMIGLQQQDGLSRGLDSKLQALRPAPVVHIQVQSYRMMRSMVEAGEGLALVDPFTAVGAKASGLDVCPVSPAIPVTLYALTRKGTQPGLALAALIEIVRAKAEALLADQGLVVL
- the phnX gene encoding phosphonoacetaldehyde hydrolase — its product is MNYTNPSKLQAAILDWAGTVVDFGSFAPTQIFVEAFAEFDVQVSIEEARGPMGMGKWDHIRTLCDQPQITERYKKVFGRAPTDDDVTAIYERFMPLQIEKIAEHSALIPGALETIAQLREQGIKIGSCSGYPAQVMAKVVELAATNGYVADHVVATDEVPNGRPWPAQALANVIALGIDDVGACVKIDDTVPGILEGRRAGMWTVALVCSGNALGLTWAQYQALDPVTLASERSRIHTLFAGSRPHYLIDTISDLPEVIADINRRLASGEMPQSS
- a CDS encoding NADPH-dependent FMN reductase — encoded protein: MSKVYSVAVLVGSLRKDSLNRKVAQALAELAPPSLKLFIVEIGELALYNEDIDGASPPAAYTVFRDQIRPADAVLFVTPEYNRSVPGVLKNAIDVGSRPYGQSVFSGKPGAVISVSPGAIGGFGANHHLRQSLVFLDVPCMQQPEAYLGGAGDAFDASGKLSDKVRPFLQKFIDQFAGWVER
- the gloB gene encoding hydroxyacylglutathione hydrolase — translated: MLQIDALPAFNDNYIWLLQDTANQRCAVVDPGDAAPVMEWLERHPGWVLSDILITHHHFDHVGGVAQLHAHTNAKVWGPALESIPARQVALNDGDRIEVLGLEFQILLVPGHTLGHIAYYHENPAGPLLFCGDTLFAAGCGRLFEGTPEQMHHSLSRLAALPAHTGVYCTHEYTLSNLRFAQAVEPNNPDIAARVAQVTQWRAEGRISLPSSIALELRTNPFLRVDETSVKEKADEWNSRNNDSPSAVFASLRSWKDKF
- a CDS encoding methyltransferase domain-containing protein, producing the protein MTDKALAQADPEWLALISTAREWLSGPHGQLLLEDEQRVLEDELGRFFGGYLVHYGPGADPAPQAAQVRRSVRLGAPLPGVEIFCEEQAWPLCEHAADVVVLQHGLDFCLSPHGLLREAASSVRPGGHLLIVGINPWSSWGLRHVFAKDALRKARCIAPSRVADWLNLLGFALEKRRFGCYRPPLASKAWQSRLSGWERKAGSWQLAGGGFYVLVARKMVVGLRPVNPMRREPMGKLVPLQMAKVNRRHTDS
- a CDS encoding GNAT family N-acetyltransferase, with the translated sequence MHLVVNPKDPHVSVRLADEGFAPYVWCNDFSFEVRAYARADRHKKVEHWPLDLITPYRKCYGIDPDEFASYRGGKDSDIFMAYLDNQPVGHVVVSTNWNGFAHVDELAVIAGARRHGVARSLLEVVKFWSRKKNLPGIMLETQNNNLGACRLYERCGYQVGGIDDLRYRGIDPQTREVAIFWYLIFESKNL
- the rnhA gene encoding ribonuclease HI is translated as MTDSVEMFTDGACKGNPGPGGWGALLVCQGVEKELWGGEPNTTNNRMELMAAIRGLEELKRPCEVLLVTDSQYVMKGITEWMVNWKKRGWKTASKEPVKNADLWKLLDEQVNRHTVKWQWVRGHIGHPGNERADQLANRGVDQVRGIKHA